The following coding sequences lie in one Candidatus Deferrimicrobium sp. genomic window:
- the rpsL gene encoding 30S ribosomal protein S12 — protein sequence MPTINQLVRKGRTVVANKSNSPALDSCPQKRGVCLRVYTTTPKKPNSALRKVARVRLTNGLEVTVYIPGEGHNLQEHSVVMIRGGRVKDLPGVRYHIIRGKLDSVGVQDRRKSRSKYGTKRPK from the coding sequence ATGCCCACGATCAACCAGCTTGTCCGGAAGGGGCGGACGGTCGTCGCCAACAAGAGCAACTCCCCGGCGCTCGATTCGTGCCCCCAAAAGCGGGGGGTTTGCCTCCGCGTGTATACCACCACCCCCAAGAAGCCGAACTCCGCGCTTCGGAAGGTGGCGAGGGTCCGGCTCACCAACGGCCTCGAGGTGACGGTGTACATCCCGGGCGAGGGGCATAACCTGCAGGAACACTCCGTGGTCATGATCCGGGGAGGACGGGTAAAGGACCTCCCGGGCGTTCGTTATCACATCATCCGTGGGAAGCTGGATTCCGTTGGTGTCCAGGACAGACGGAAGTCGCGGTCGAAGTACGGTACCAAGCGACCCAAATAG
- the rpsG gene encoding 30S ribosomal protein S7 — protein MPRRGFVSKRVVSPDPVYGDVLVAKMIHAIMLDGKARVAENVVYGSLDVLKEKTKEDPVAVLKKAIENVKPVVEVKSRRVGGATYQVPIEIRPERRQSLSIRWLVGYARERAEKTMVQRLSGELLDAYNNRGNTFKKKEDTHKMAEANKAFAHYRW, from the coding sequence ATGCCCAGGAGAGGTTTCGTTTCCAAGCGGGTCGTTTCACCCGATCCCGTGTACGGCGACGTGCTGGTCGCCAAGATGATCCACGCCATCATGCTCGACGGGAAGGCGCGGGTCGCCGAGAACGTCGTGTACGGGTCGCTGGACGTCCTCAAGGAAAAGACGAAGGAAGACCCCGTCGCGGTCCTGAAGAAGGCGATCGAGAATGTGAAGCCTGTAGTCGAGGTCAAATCCCGAAGGGTCGGCGGCGCCACCTACCAGGTTCCGATCGAGATTCGTCCGGAACGGCGCCAGTCCCTCTCGATCCGCTGGCTGGTCGGGTACGCGCGGGAGCGGGCCGAGAAGACCATGGTCCAGCGCCTCTCGGGCGAGCTCCTTGACGCCTACAACAACCGCGGCAACACGTTCAAGAAGAAGGAAGACACCCACAAGATGGCCGAGGCGAACAAGGCGTTCGCCCACTACCGCTGGTAA